The Anopheles cruzii unplaced genomic scaffold, idAnoCruzAS_RS32_06 scaffold00603_ctg1, whole genome shotgun sequence genome has a window encoding:
- the LOC128276139 gene encoding uncharacterized protein LOC128276139: MDKMLDCVLKAVKVVDHTGMGEYHALYDPMNKIKRDPKHDYILEMCIGGSHNMKPPTKRAHEFYKCMMESDSKEAFKKALNEKVCKK, from the coding sequence ATGGACAAAATGTTGGACTGCGTCTTGAAGGCCGTTAAAGTGGTCGATCATACCGGTATGGGCGAATACCACGCGCTGTACGATCCGATGAACAAAATCAAGCGAGACCCGAAACACGATTATATTTTGGAAATGTGCATTGGAGGCAGCCACAATATGAAACCCCCAACCAAGCGGGCTCACGAGTTCTACAAGTGCATGATGGAAAGTGATTCAAAGGAAGCGTTCAAGAAAGCGCTCAATGAGAAAGTATGTAAAAAATGA
- the LOC128276138 gene encoding uncharacterized protein LOC128276138, with protein MNTSIPVACLLALSLVVVVQAIGESTAQCNTVFKKATKKRFCDATRYETIMGVDMVRMLDCVLKAVKVVDQTGMADYRKLYDPMKRIRPDRKHDYNLESCMGRSHNLLPTTKRPHDFYKCMMESDSKEAFKKVLNQKICQKWFPQV; from the exons ATGAACACAAGCATTCCCGTAGCCTGTCTACTAGCACTGAGTCTAGTTGTCGTTGTGCAG GCGATCGGCGAATCAACTGCGCAATGCAACACAGTGTTTAAGAAAGCGACAAAGAAGAGATTTTGTGATGCAACACGGTACGAAACCATTATGGGAGTTGACATGGTCAGGATGTTGGACTGCGTCTTGAAAGCGGTTAAGGTGGTCGACCAAACGGGAATGGCGGATTATCGGAAACTGTACGATCCGATGAAGAGAATCAGGCCAGATCGGAAGCATGATTATAATTTGGAATCGTGCATGGGCAGGAGCCACAATCTGCTGCCGACAACCAAACGGCCTCATGATTTTTACAAGTGCATGATGGAAAGTGATTCAAAGGAAGCGTTCAAGAAGGTGCTCAATCAGAAGATATGTCAAAAATGGTTTCCGCAGGTTTGA